The Equus quagga isolate Etosha38 chromosome 10, UCLA_HA_Equagga_1.0, whole genome shotgun sequence genome includes a region encoding these proteins:
- the KDM5C gene encoding lysine-specific demethylase 5C isoform X8 gives MEPGSDDFLPPPECPVFEPSWAEFRDPLGYIAKIRPIAEKSGICKIRPPADWQPPFAVEVDNFRFTPRIQRLNELEAQTRVKLNYLDQIAKFWEIQGSSLKIPNVERRILDLYSLSKIVVEEGGYEAICKDRRWARVAQRLNYPPGKNIGSLLRSHYERIVYPYEMYQSGANLVQCNTRPFDNEEKDKEYKPHSIPLRQSVQPSKFNSYGRRAKRLQPDPEPTEEDIEKNPELKKLQIYGAGPKMMGLGLMAKDKTLRKKDKEGPECPPTVVVKEESGSDVKVESTSPKTFLESKEELSHSPEPCTKMTMRLRRNHSNAQFIESYICRMCSRGDEDDKLLLCDGCDDNYHIFCLLPPLPEIPKGVWRCPKCVMAAGQSFGRKRRWRLSLCLHPLGASRPPGEECKRPPEAFGFEQATREYTLQSFGEMADSFKADYFNMPVHMVPTELVEKEFWRLVNSIEEDVTVEYGADIHSKEFGSGFPISDSKRHLTPEEEEYATSGWNLNVMPVLEQSVLCHINADISGMKVPWLYVGMVFSAFCWHIEDHWSYSINYLHWGEPKTWYGVPSLAAEHLEEVMKKLTPELFDSQPDLLHQLVTLMNPNTLMSHGVPVVRTNQCAGEFVITFPRAYHSGFNQGYNFAEAVNFCTADWLPAGRQCIEHYRRLRRYCVFSHEELICKMAACPEKLDLNLAAAVHKEMFIMVQEERRLRKALLEKGITEAEREAFELLPDDERQCIKCKTTCFLSALACYDCPDGLVCLSHINDLCKCSSSRQYLRYRYTLDELPAMLHKLKVRAESFDTWANKVRVALEVEDGRKRSLEELRALESEARERRFPNSELLQRLKNCLSEAEACVSRALGLVSGQEAGPHRVAGLQMTLAELRAFLDQMNNLPCAMHQIGDVKGVLEQVEAYQAEACEALASLPSSPGLLQSLLERGRQLGVEVPEAQQLQRQVEQARWLDEVKRTLAPSARRGTLAVMRGLLVAGASVAPSPAVDKARAELQELLTIAERWEEKAHLCLEARQKHPPATLEAIIHEAENIPVHLPNIQALKEALAKARAWIADVDEIQNGDHYPCLDDLEGLVAVGRDLPVGLEELRQLELQVLTAHSWREKASKTFLKKNSCYTLLEIVAFREGEQKEKEGILQLRRTNSAKPSPLASSTTASSATSICVCGQVPAGVGALQCDLCQDWFHGRCVSVPRLLSSPRPSPTSSPQLAWWEWDTKFLCPLCMRSRRPRLETILALLVALQRLPVRLPEGEALQCLTERAISWQGRARQALASEDVTALLGRLAKLRQRLQAEPRHEEPPTYPSAPASDPLREGSGKDMPKVQGLLENGDSVTSPEKVAPGEGSGKRDLELLSSLLPQLTGPVLELPEATRAPLEELMLEGDLLEVTLDENHSIWQLLQAGQPPDLERIRTLLELEKAERHGSRARGRALERRRRRKVDRGGEGDDPAREELEPKRVRSSGPEAEEAQEEEELEEETGGEGPPQPPTTGSPSTQENQNGLEPVLGASSGPSAPLSTLTARLHMPCPQQPPQQQL, from the exons ATGGAGCCGGGGTCCGACGACTTCCTACCGCCGCCGGAGTGCCCGGTGTTCGAGCCTAGCTGGGCCGAGTTCCGAGACCCTCTTGGCTACATCGCAAAAATCAGACCCATCGCTGAGAAGTCGGGCATTTGCAAGATCCGCCCACCCGCG GACTGGCAGCCACCCTTTGCTGTAGAAGTGGACAACTTCAGGTTTACTCCCCGAATCCAGAGGCTGAATGAACTAGAG GCCCAGACAAGAGTGAAACTGAACTACTTGGACCAGATTGCCAAATTCTGGGAAATCCAGGGCTCCTCTTTAAAGATTCCTAATGTAGAACGGCGGATCTTGGACCTCTACAGCCTCAGCAAA ATCGTGGTGGAGGAAGGTGGCTATGAAGCCATCTGCAAGGACCGTCGGTGGGCCCGGGTGGCCCAGCGCCTCAACTACCCACCAGGCAAAAACATTGGCTCCCTGCTACGCTCCCACTATGAACGCATCGTTTACCCCTATGAGATGTACCAGTCTGGAGCCAACCTGGTG CAGTGCAACACACGTCCATTTGATAATGAGGAGAAGGACAAGGAATATAAACCCCACAGCATCCCCCTTCGACAGTCTGTGCAGCCTTCTAAGTTCAACAGCTATGGCCGGCGGGCCAAGAGACTGCAGCCTGAT cCGGAACCCACAGAGGAAGACATTGAAAAGAATCCAGAGCTGAAGAAGCTACAGATCTATGGGGCAGGCCCCAAGATGATGGGCCTAGGCCTCATGGCCAAGGATAAGACTCTGCGGAAGAAAG ATAAGGAAGGGCCTGAATGTCCCCCCACCGTAGTGGTAAAGGAGGAGTCAGGCAGCGACGTGAAGGTGGAGTCAACCTCACCTAAGACCTTCCTGGAAAGCAAGGAGGAACTGAGTCACAGCCCAGAGCCCTGTACCAAGATGACCATGAGGCTGCGGAGGAACCACAGCAATGCCCAGTTT ATCGAGTCATATATATGCCGGATGTGTTCCCGAGGGGATGAGGATGACAAGCTCCTGCTGTGTGATGGCTGTGATGACAACTACCACATCTtctgcctgctgcctcctctgcctgAAATTCCCAAGGGTGTCTGGCGGTGCCCAAAGTGTGTCATGGCG GCTGGGCAGAGCTTTGGAAGAAAGAGGAGGTGGAGACTCAGCCTTTGCTTGCATCCTCTGGGAGCTTCCAGACCACCAGGGGAG GAGTGTAAGCGCCCCCCTGAAGCCTTTGGCTTTGAGCAGGCTACCCGGGAATACACTCTGCAGAGCTTTGGCGAGATGGCTGACTCCTTTAAAGCCGATTACTTCAACATGCCTGTGCAC ATGGTACCCACAGAACTTGTGGAGAAGGAGTTCTGGCGGCTAGTGAATAGCATTGAGGAGGATGTGACTGTTGAGTATGGCGCTGATATCCATTCCAAAGAATTTGGCAGCGGTTTCCCCATCAGCGACAGTAAGCGACACCTAACCCCTGAGGAGGAG GAGTATGCTACCAGTGGTTGGAACCTGAATGTGATGCCGGTGTTGGAGCAGTCCGTACTGTGCCACATCAATGCAGATATCTCCGGCATGAAGGTACCCTGGCTCTACGTGGGCATGGTCTTCTCAGCCTTTTGCTGGCATATTGAGGATCACTGGAGTTACTCCATTAACTACCTCCACTG GGGCGAGCCGAAGACCTGGTATGGGGTACCCTCGCTTGCAGCAGAACATTTGGAGGAGGTGATGAAGAAGCTGACACCCGAGCTCTTTGATAGCCAGCCTGACCTCCTGCACCAACTTGTCACCCTCATGAATCCCAACACCCTCATGTCCCATGGCGTGCCG GTTGTCCGCACAAACCAGTGTGCAGGAGAGTTCGTCATTACCTTCCCTCGTGCTTACCACAGTGGCTTTAACCAAGGCTACAACTTTGCAGAGGCCGTCAACTTTTGCACTGCTGACTGG TTGCCAGCTGGGCGCCAGTGCATTGAGCACTATCGCCGGCTGCGAAGATACTGTGTCTTCTCCCATGAGGAGCTCATCTGCAAGATGGCTGCCTGCCCAGAAAAGCTGGACCTGAATCTGGCAGCAGCTGTGCATAAGGAGATGTTCATTATGGTGCAAGAGGAGCGGCGTCTGCGAAAGGCCCTGCTGGAGAAG GGCATCACGGAAGCTGAACGAGAGGCTTTTGAGCTGCTCCCAGATGATGAGCGCCAGTGCATCAAGTGCAAGACCACGTGCTTCCTGTCCGCCCTGGCCTGCTACGACTGCCCTGACGGCCTTGTCTGCCTTTCCCACATCAATGACCTCTGCAAATGTTCCAGTAGCCGGCAGTACCTGCG GTATCGGTACACCTTGGATGAGCTCCCTGCCATGCTACATAAGCTGAAGGTTCGGGCCGAGTCCTTTGACACCTGGGCCAACAAAGTGCGAGTGGCCCTGGAGGTGGAGGATGGGCGGAAGCGCA gCCTTGAAGAGCTGAGGGCTCTAGAGTCTGAGGCCCGTGAGCGGAGGTTTCCTAACAGTGAGCTGCTGCAGCGACTGAAGAACTGCCTGAGTGAGGCGGAGGCTTGCGTGTCCCGGGCACTGGGTCTGGTCAGCGGCCAGGAAGCTGG CCCCCACAGGGTGGCTGGTCTACAAATGACCCTGGCTGAGCTCCGGGCCTTTCTGGACCAGATGAACAACCTGCCTTGTGCCATGCACCAGATTGGGGATGTCAAG GGTGTTCTGGAACAGGTGGAGGCCTACCAGGCTGAGGCCTGTGAGGCCCTGGCCTCACTACCCTCCAGTCCAGGGCTACTGCAGTCCCTGTTGGAGAGGGGGCGGCAGCTGGGGGTGGAGGTTCCTGAGGCCCAGCAGCTCCAGCGGCAGGTGGAACAGGCGCGATGGCTGGATGAGGTGAAACGCACGCTGGCTCCCTCAGCCCGAAGGGGCACCCTGGCTGTCATGCGGGGACTGTTGGTTGCGGGTGCCAGTGTAGCCCCTAGCCCTGCTGTGGATAAGGCCCGGGCTGAGCTGCAGGAGCTGCTGACCATTGCTGAACGCTGGGAGGAGAAGGCCCACCTCTGCCTGGAGGCCAG ACAGAAGCACCCACCAGCCACACTTGAGGCCATAATCCATGAGGCGGAAAACATCCCTGTTCACCTGCCCAACATCCAGGCTCTCAAGGAGGCTCTTGCTAAGGCCCGGGCCTGGATTGCTGATGTGGACGAGATCCAA AATGGTGACCACTACCCTTGCTTGGATGACTTGGAGGGCCTGGTGGCTGTGGGCCGGGACCTACCTGTGGGGTTGGAGGAGCTGAGACAGCTAGAGCTGCAGGTACTGACTGCACACTCCTGGAGGGAGAAGGCATCCAAGACTTTCCTCAAGAAGAATTCTTGCTACACACTGCTGGAG ATCGTGGCCTTCAGGGAGggagaacagaaggagaaggagggtaTCCTGCAGCTGCGTCGCACCAACTCCGCCAAGCCCAGTCCACTGGCATCATCGACCACAGCCTCCTCTGCAACCTCCATCTGTGTGTGTGGGCAGGTGCCGGCAGGGGTGGGAGCTCTGCAGTGTGACCTATGTCAGGACTGGTTCCATGGGCGATGTGTGTCGGTACCCCGCCTCCTCAGCTCCCCGAGGCCTAGTCCCACCTCATCCCCACAGCTGGCCTGGTGGGAGTGGGACACCAAATTCTTGTGTCCGCTGTGCATGCGCTCACGGCGCCCGCGCCTGGAGACCATCCTGGCACTGCTGGTAGCCCTGCAGAGACTGCCTGTGCGGCTGCCCGAGGGCGAGGCCTTACAGTGCCTCACAGAGAGGGCCATCAGCTGGCAAGGCCGTGCCAGACAGGCTCTGGCCTCTGAGGATGTGACTGCTCTGTTGGGACGGCTGGCCAAGCTTCGCCAGCGGCTGCAGGCTGAACCCAGGCATGAGGAGCCCCCTACCTACCCTTCAGCCCCTGCCTCTGACCCTCTCAGAGAAGGCAGTGGCAAGGATATGCCTAAG GTTCAAGGGTTGCTGGAAAATGGAGACAGTGTGACCAGCCCTGAGAAGGTAGCCCCGGGGGAGGGCTCAGGTAAGAGAG ACCTGGAGCTGCTGTCCTCGCTGTTGCCACAGTTGACTGGCCCTGTGTTAGAGCTGCCTGAGGCAACCCGGGCCCCCCTGGAGGAACTCATGTTGGAGGGAGACCTGCTTGAGGTAACCCTGGATGAGAACCACAGCATCTGGCAGCTGCTGCAGGCTGGGCAGCCTCCAGACCTGGAGCGGATCCGCACGCttctggag CTGGAGAAGGCAGAGCGCCATGGGAGCCGGGCACGGGGCCGGGCCCTggagaggcggcggcggcggaagGTGGATCGGGGTGGGGAGGGCGATGACCCAGCCCGAGAGGAGCTAGAGCCAAAGAGGGTACGGAGCTCAGGGCCAGAGGCtgaggaggcccaggaggaggaggagctggaggaggagactggGGGTGAgggccccccccaaccccccaccacTGGCAGCCCCAGCACCCAGGAGAACCAGAATGGCTTGGAGCCAGTGCTAGGGGCCAGTTCAGGCCCCTCAGCCCCTTTGTCCACTCTGACTGCCCGGCTGCACATGCCCTGCCCACAGCAGCCGCCTCAGCAACAGTTGTGA
- the KDM5C gene encoding lysine-specific demethylase 5C isoform X4 codes for MEPGSDDFLPPPECPVFEPSWAEFRDPLGYIAKIRPIAEKSGICKIRPPADWQPPFAVEVDNFRFTPRIQRLNELEAQTRVKLNYLDQIAKFWEIQGSSLKIPNVERRILDLYSLSKIVVEEGGYEAICKDRRWARVAQRLNYPPGKNIGSLLRSHYERIVYPYEMYQSGANLVQCNTRPFDNEEKDKEYKPHSIPLRQSVQPSKFNSYGRRAKRLQPDPEPTEEDIEKNPELKKLQIYGAGPKMMGLGLMAKDKTLRKKDKEGPECPPTVVVKEESGSDVKVESTSPKTFLESKEELSHSPEPCTKMTMRLRRNHSNAQFIESYICRMCSRGDEDDKLLLCDGCDDNYHIFCLLPPLPEIPKGVWRCPKCVMAECKRPPEAFGFEQATREYTLQSFGEMADSFKADYFNMPVHMVPTELVEKEFWRLVNSIEEDVTVEYGADIHSKEFGSGFPISDSKRHLTPEEEEYATSGWNLNVMPVLEQSVLCHINADISGMKVPWLYVGMVFSAFCWHIEDHWSYSINYLHWGEPKTWYGVPSLAAEHLEEVMKKLTPELFDSQPDLLHQLVTLMNPNTLMSHGVPVVRTNQCAGEFVITFPRAYHSGFNQGYNFAEAVNFCTADWLPAGRQCIEHYRRLRRYCVFSHEELICKMAACPEKLDLNLAAAVHKEMFIMVQEERRLRKALLEKGITEAEREAFELLPDDERQCIKCKTTCFLSALACYDCPDGLVCLSHINDLCKCSSSRQYLRYRYTLDELPAMLHKLKVRAESFDTWANKVRVALEVEDGRKRSLEELRALESEARERRFPNSELLQRLKNCLSEAEACVSRALGLVSGQEAGPHRVAGLQMTLAELRAFLDQMNNLPCAMHQIGDVKGVLEQVEAYQAEACEALASLPSSPGLLQSLLERGRQLGVEVPEAQQLQRQVEQARWLDEVKRTLAPSARRGTLAVMRGLLVAGASVAPSPAVDKARAELQELLTIAERWEEKAHLCLEARQKHPPATLEAIIHEAENIPVHLPNIQALKEALAKARAWIADVDEIQNGDHYPCLDDLEGLVAVGRDLPVGLEELRQLELQVLTAHSWREKASKTFLKKNSCYTLLEVLCPCADAGSDSTKRSRWMEKELGLYKSDTELLGLSAQDLRDPGSVIVAFREGEQKEKEGILQLRRTNSAKPSPLASSTTASSATSICVCGQVPAGVGALQCDLCQDWFHGRCVSVPRLLSSPRPSPTSSPQLAWWEWDTKFLCPLCMRSRRPRLETILALLVALQRLPVRLPEGEALQCLTERAISWQGRARQALASEDVTALLGRLAKLRQRLQAEPRHEEPPTYPSAPASDPLREGSGKDMPKVQGLLENGDSVTSPEKVAPGEGSGKRDLELLSSLLPQLTGPVLELPEATRAPLEELMLEGDLLEVTLDENHSIWQLLQAGQPPDLERIRTLLELEKAERHGSRARGRALERRRRRKVDRGGEGDDPAREELEPKRVRSSGPEAEEAQEEEELEEETGGEGPPQPPTTGSPSTQENQNGLEPVLGASSGPSAPLSTLTARLHMPCPQQPPQQQL; via the exons ATGGAGCCGGGGTCCGACGACTTCCTACCGCCGCCGGAGTGCCCGGTGTTCGAGCCTAGCTGGGCCGAGTTCCGAGACCCTCTTGGCTACATCGCAAAAATCAGACCCATCGCTGAGAAGTCGGGCATTTGCAAGATCCGCCCACCCGCG GACTGGCAGCCACCCTTTGCTGTAGAAGTGGACAACTTCAGGTTTACTCCCCGAATCCAGAGGCTGAATGAACTAGAG GCCCAGACAAGAGTGAAACTGAACTACTTGGACCAGATTGCCAAATTCTGGGAAATCCAGGGCTCCTCTTTAAAGATTCCTAATGTAGAACGGCGGATCTTGGACCTCTACAGCCTCAGCAAA ATCGTGGTGGAGGAAGGTGGCTATGAAGCCATCTGCAAGGACCGTCGGTGGGCCCGGGTGGCCCAGCGCCTCAACTACCCACCAGGCAAAAACATTGGCTCCCTGCTACGCTCCCACTATGAACGCATCGTTTACCCCTATGAGATGTACCAGTCTGGAGCCAACCTGGTG CAGTGCAACACACGTCCATTTGATAATGAGGAGAAGGACAAGGAATATAAACCCCACAGCATCCCCCTTCGACAGTCTGTGCAGCCTTCTAAGTTCAACAGCTATGGCCGGCGGGCCAAGAGACTGCAGCCTGAT cCGGAACCCACAGAGGAAGACATTGAAAAGAATCCAGAGCTGAAGAAGCTACAGATCTATGGGGCAGGCCCCAAGATGATGGGCCTAGGCCTCATGGCCAAGGATAAGACTCTGCGGAAGAAAG ATAAGGAAGGGCCTGAATGTCCCCCCACCGTAGTGGTAAAGGAGGAGTCAGGCAGCGACGTGAAGGTGGAGTCAACCTCACCTAAGACCTTCCTGGAAAGCAAGGAGGAACTGAGTCACAGCCCAGAGCCCTGTACCAAGATGACCATGAGGCTGCGGAGGAACCACAGCAATGCCCAGTTT ATCGAGTCATATATATGCCGGATGTGTTCCCGAGGGGATGAGGATGACAAGCTCCTGCTGTGTGATGGCTGTGATGACAACTACCACATCTtctgcctgctgcctcctctgcctgAAATTCCCAAGGGTGTCTGGCGGTGCCCAAAGTGTGTCATGGCG GAGTGTAAGCGCCCCCCTGAAGCCTTTGGCTTTGAGCAGGCTACCCGGGAATACACTCTGCAGAGCTTTGGCGAGATGGCTGACTCCTTTAAAGCCGATTACTTCAACATGCCTGTGCAC ATGGTACCCACAGAACTTGTGGAGAAGGAGTTCTGGCGGCTAGTGAATAGCATTGAGGAGGATGTGACTGTTGAGTATGGCGCTGATATCCATTCCAAAGAATTTGGCAGCGGTTTCCCCATCAGCGACAGTAAGCGACACCTAACCCCTGAGGAGGAG GAGTATGCTACCAGTGGTTGGAACCTGAATGTGATGCCGGTGTTGGAGCAGTCCGTACTGTGCCACATCAATGCAGATATCTCCGGCATGAAGGTACCCTGGCTCTACGTGGGCATGGTCTTCTCAGCCTTTTGCTGGCATATTGAGGATCACTGGAGTTACTCCATTAACTACCTCCACTG GGGCGAGCCGAAGACCTGGTATGGGGTACCCTCGCTTGCAGCAGAACATTTGGAGGAGGTGATGAAGAAGCTGACACCCGAGCTCTTTGATAGCCAGCCTGACCTCCTGCACCAACTTGTCACCCTCATGAATCCCAACACCCTCATGTCCCATGGCGTGCCG GTTGTCCGCACAAACCAGTGTGCAGGAGAGTTCGTCATTACCTTCCCTCGTGCTTACCACAGTGGCTTTAACCAAGGCTACAACTTTGCAGAGGCCGTCAACTTTTGCACTGCTGACTGG TTGCCAGCTGGGCGCCAGTGCATTGAGCACTATCGCCGGCTGCGAAGATACTGTGTCTTCTCCCATGAGGAGCTCATCTGCAAGATGGCTGCCTGCCCAGAAAAGCTGGACCTGAATCTGGCAGCAGCTGTGCATAAGGAGATGTTCATTATGGTGCAAGAGGAGCGGCGTCTGCGAAAGGCCCTGCTGGAGAAG GGCATCACGGAAGCTGAACGAGAGGCTTTTGAGCTGCTCCCAGATGATGAGCGCCAGTGCATCAAGTGCAAGACCACGTGCTTCCTGTCCGCCCTGGCCTGCTACGACTGCCCTGACGGCCTTGTCTGCCTTTCCCACATCAATGACCTCTGCAAATGTTCCAGTAGCCGGCAGTACCTGCG GTATCGGTACACCTTGGATGAGCTCCCTGCCATGCTACATAAGCTGAAGGTTCGGGCCGAGTCCTTTGACACCTGGGCCAACAAAGTGCGAGTGGCCCTGGAGGTGGAGGATGGGCGGAAGCGCA gCCTTGAAGAGCTGAGGGCTCTAGAGTCTGAGGCCCGTGAGCGGAGGTTTCCTAACAGTGAGCTGCTGCAGCGACTGAAGAACTGCCTGAGTGAGGCGGAGGCTTGCGTGTCCCGGGCACTGGGTCTGGTCAGCGGCCAGGAAGCTGG CCCCCACAGGGTGGCTGGTCTACAAATGACCCTGGCTGAGCTCCGGGCCTTTCTGGACCAGATGAACAACCTGCCTTGTGCCATGCACCAGATTGGGGATGTCAAG GGTGTTCTGGAACAGGTGGAGGCCTACCAGGCTGAGGCCTGTGAGGCCCTGGCCTCACTACCCTCCAGTCCAGGGCTACTGCAGTCCCTGTTGGAGAGGGGGCGGCAGCTGGGGGTGGAGGTTCCTGAGGCCCAGCAGCTCCAGCGGCAGGTGGAACAGGCGCGATGGCTGGATGAGGTGAAACGCACGCTGGCTCCCTCAGCCCGAAGGGGCACCCTGGCTGTCATGCGGGGACTGTTGGTTGCGGGTGCCAGTGTAGCCCCTAGCCCTGCTGTGGATAAGGCCCGGGCTGAGCTGCAGGAGCTGCTGACCATTGCTGAACGCTGGGAGGAGAAGGCCCACCTCTGCCTGGAGGCCAG ACAGAAGCACCCACCAGCCACACTTGAGGCCATAATCCATGAGGCGGAAAACATCCCTGTTCACCTGCCCAACATCCAGGCTCTCAAGGAGGCTCTTGCTAAGGCCCGGGCCTGGATTGCTGATGTGGACGAGATCCAA AATGGTGACCACTACCCTTGCTTGGATGACTTGGAGGGCCTGGTGGCTGTGGGCCGGGACCTACCTGTGGGGTTGGAGGAGCTGAGACAGCTAGAGCTGCAGGTACTGACTGCACACTCCTGGAGGGAGAAGGCATCCAAGACTTTCCTCAAGAAGAATTCTTGCTACACACTGCTGGAG GTGCTCTGCCCGTGTGCAGATGCTGGCTCAGACAGCACCAAGCGCAGCCGGTGGATGGAGAAGGAGCTGGGGTTGTACAAATCTGACACAGAGCTGCTGGGGCTGTCTGCACAGgacctcagggacccaggctctgtG ATCGTGGCCTTCAGGGAGggagaacagaaggagaaggagggtaTCCTGCAGCTGCGTCGCACCAACTCCGCCAAGCCCAGTCCACTGGCATCATCGACCACAGCCTCCTCTGCAACCTCCATCTGTGTGTGTGGGCAGGTGCCGGCAGGGGTGGGAGCTCTGCAGTGTGACCTATGTCAGGACTGGTTCCATGGGCGATGTGTGTCGGTACCCCGCCTCCTCAGCTCCCCGAGGCCTAGTCCCACCTCATCCCCACAGCTGGCCTGGTGGGAGTGGGACACCAAATTCTTGTGTCCGCTGTGCATGCGCTCACGGCGCCCGCGCCTGGAGACCATCCTGGCACTGCTGGTAGCCCTGCAGAGACTGCCTGTGCGGCTGCCCGAGGGCGAGGCCTTACAGTGCCTCACAGAGAGGGCCATCAGCTGGCAAGGCCGTGCCAGACAGGCTCTGGCCTCTGAGGATGTGACTGCTCTGTTGGGACGGCTGGCCAAGCTTCGCCAGCGGCTGCAGGCTGAACCCAGGCATGAGGAGCCCCCTACCTACCCTTCAGCCCCTGCCTCTGACCCTCTCAGAGAAGGCAGTGGCAAGGATATGCCTAAG GTTCAAGGGTTGCTGGAAAATGGAGACAGTGTGACCAGCCCTGAGAAGGTAGCCCCGGGGGAGGGCTCAGGTAAGAGAG ACCTGGAGCTGCTGTCCTCGCTGTTGCCACAGTTGACTGGCCCTGTGTTAGAGCTGCCTGAGGCAACCCGGGCCCCCCTGGAGGAACTCATGTTGGAGGGAGACCTGCTTGAGGTAACCCTGGATGAGAACCACAGCATCTGGCAGCTGCTGCAGGCTGGGCAGCCTCCAGACCTGGAGCGGATCCGCACGCttctggag CTGGAGAAGGCAGAGCGCCATGGGAGCCGGGCACGGGGCCGGGCCCTggagaggcggcggcggcggaagGTGGATCGGGGTGGGGAGGGCGATGACCCAGCCCGAGAGGAGCTAGAGCCAAAGAGGGTACGGAGCTCAGGGCCAGAGGCtgaggaggcccaggaggaggaggagctggaggaggagactggGGGTGAgggccccccccaaccccccaccacTGGCAGCCCCAGCACCCAGGAGAACCAGAATGGCTTGGAGCCAGTGCTAGGGGCCAGTTCAGGCCCCTCAGCCCCTTTGTCCACTCTGACTGCCCGGCTGCACATGCCCTGCCCACAGCAGCCGCCTCAGCAACAGTTGTGA